Part of the Kushneria marisflavi genome, CATTTTCATACCTTCGTGACTGGCGATAAATCCCAGCCGTTCGTAGAACCGGTGGGCATCCGGGCGTGTCTTGTCGGTCGTGAACTGAACCAGAGCGGCGCCGTGGCCTTTTGAGATGGCAATGGCCTGCCTGACGAGCTTCTCACCGATTTTAAGCCCTCTGGCACTCGAGGCGACCCTGACCCCTTCGATCTGTGCCCTCAGTTGACAGCCGTGAAAGCCCGGCAATCAGGGTGAGCTGCAGGCAGCCGACGATATTGTCGCCATCACAGGCCAGCAGATAGCGGTTGGGCAATGCCTGTGTGCTTTGACTTTCCATGGCCTCAAAGGCGTCGTAGTAGGCCGCAGGGAGGGGATCGGCGAATCTCTCACGGGTTCTGCCTTTTTCATCGTCTGCCAGTAGTGCCACGATGGCCGGCAGGTCGTCTCGGGTGGCGTAGCGAAAGGTCATGTTGTCTTCCATGGGGCGGCCTCTCATGACGGCTGATGGGGAATATTATCGATTCAATGCTGGCCATGATTCCGGTCGCGGCAGGGGCGGTAGTCAGCAGGCTGAACTGGTGCAGATCGAGATAGCGGCCCTGCTTGTATTCCACGTCACGCAGGGTGCCTTCATGGGTAAACCCCATGCCTTGAACGATGACTGGTCATGTCGGGCTCAATCACCATACACTCTGGCTGTTCCTTTCCGAATTTAGAGAACTCCCATGTTAAAAGGCATTTTGCTCTGCTGCGGCTTTTTGATTGCACAACTGGCCCTGCTGCACTTTGTAGATCACCGTCAGGCCAACAGCCGCAGCCAGATCGAATACACCCAGACCAACACCCCTCAAGCAAATCTTCGCAACCGGGAAGGGCAGTTGAGCCGCCGTGAGGATGAAAAAAACGATGATCAAGGCGCCGTTTAAGCCTGATCCTCAAGACCGAAAAGCCCCGCCATGTGCGGGGCTTCCGGTTTCAGGCAGCCTTCGGGGGTTACGTCAGCTTGCTGATGATCAACGCAGCATTGACGCCGCCAAACCCGAATCCGTTGCAGAGGGCGTGGCGTACCCCATGCTGGCGGCCCACCTCCGGCACAAAGTCGAGATGCTCCAGGCCCTCGTCAGCGGCGGTAAAGTTAAGCGTTGGGGGGAGCTGATCGTGGATCGTGGTCAGCGCAGAAAAGATGCCTTCCACACCGCCGGCCGCACCCAGCAGGTGACCTGTGGCCGATTTGGTCGAGGAAATGGGGACATCGCCGAGTCCTTGTCCAAACACTTTCTGCAGGGAGGCGATTTCAGCGCGATCCCCCACCGGCGTTGAGGTGGCATGGGCGTTGACGTAGTCGATCTCGCCGGGCGCCAGGCCTGCCATGCGCAGGGCTGCCTGAACGGCCTGAGCGGCACCGGCACCATCTTCCGAACCTGAGGTAATGTGGTAGGCATCGGCACTGGTGCCATAGCCGCTGAGCACGGCCAGTGGTGTGGCGCCACGCGCTCTGGCGTGTTCCAGCGTCTCGATCACCATGAGCCCCGCGCCTTCTCCCATGACAAAGCCATGACGTGTTCTGTCGAATGGCCTTGAAGCCTTCTCGGGGTGATCCTGCTCCGTGGACAGGGCCTTCAGGGCATGGAAACCGGCCAGCGACAGGGGATCAATGCAGGCCTCGGCACCGCCCACCAGCGCCACTTCTGCCTCACCGCTGCGCAGCATTCTCATGCCATCACCTATCGCCTGAAGCCCTGCGGCACAGGCGGTCACGGGGCACCCCAACGGGCCGCGAAAGCCATACCGGATCGATACATTGCTGGCGGCCATGTTGGCCAGAAAGGCGGGTACGGTAAACGGCGATAGGCGACGATGGCCGCGCTGGGTCAGCGTGTTCTGCGCCTGCGTGATGGTCGGGAACCCTCCTATGCCCGAGCCAATGATGGTCGCCGTGGCGCATTGCCCGGCCTCGTCCTGCGGGAACCAGTTGGCCTGGGTCAGTGCCTCTTTGGCAGCGGCCAGCGCATACAGGCTGAACAGTTCCAGCTTGCGGCGCTCCTTGGCATCGGCGACCTGATCGGGATCGAACCCGGCGTCGCGGTCGGTCTCACGGTCCGGCACCTGACCGGCAATGTTGATGGGCAGGTCTGCGCTGTCGAACCGCGTGATTCTGCCAATGCCGGAATGCCCCGCGACCAGCCGCGACCAGACCGAGTTGACGCCACATCCAAGCGGGCTGATCATGCCCATGCCGGTGATCACGATGGGTGAGCTCATGCTGACTCCGTTAAGCTGACGTTTGTCACCAGGCTATCACCGCACTAAATATGATCAAGATAATATCCAGTCTGCCGGCGGCGAGGACGTCATGCCCTACTCAAGTGCTCACAAGGCCAGTTCACGAGAACGCATTCTGAAATCAGCCATCGAGCTGTTTTCCCGTAATGGCTTCAACAAGGTGTCGATCGGTCAGATCATGAAGCTGGCGAAGCTGACACATGGTGCCTTCTACTCGCATTTCGACTCCAAGGAAGCGCTGTATAACGCCTCCATTCGCGAAACGCTGGAAGGCAGCCGCGCGGCAAGGCTCGTCAAGGGGCCGTTATCGATCAAGCATTTGACGGCGCTTGTGGCCAACTACTGGAACCTTCAGGAACTTGAGCGCAAGAGCCAGCCGGGGCCTGAAACCGTACTGTTTAACGAAATCGGCAATGACAATGCTGAAATTCGAGCGCTTTTTGAAGCCTCTTACCATCGTATGCGCCGCATGCTTGAAACCCGCCTGATTGCGCTGAGCCGGCTGAAGAAACTGCCGTTTGAACCCGACCGTGACGCCATTGCCGAAAAATCGCGCGCCATTCTGGCCTCTCTGGTCGGTGCCGTCGCCATTGCCAAGAGCCTGCCGGACGAAGAAGAAAGGGCGCGTGTTCTTGAAGCGGCGCAGAAGCAGATTTTGCTGATGCTGGGCGTGGATGAGCGAGAAATGCCAGAAGGGTTTTTTGCCTGACCACATGGCATGTTCATGGTGAAGTGAGCCGCCTGTATCGAGACTCAAAAGCCCCGCCATGTGCGGGGCTTTTTTGTGGCATTCACGTCCAGCAGTGGTGACATCGGAAAAGTTCGGCCAGGTCGCACTCAGTGCCTGATGCCGGTATCCCCCTTGATGACATTCATCAGGCGCCTGGGGGGCTGCCTCATTATTGAACCCCTGATCGACAGGATTGGGAGGCTCTATCCAGACAATGGCAGTCTGAAGTTGAGAATGGGTCCGTACCGACGTTGCGCCTGATATCAATCGATGAGCAGGCGAGCTCCCACCTCAAATACTCGCCTTTACTGCCACCCTTTATCGTCTCACTCCCTGGGCGAGCGCTTGTTCAAGAGATCTGTCTCTTCGTCGCTTCTGGCAATCTCCTGTTCCACTTTTTCCATCAGCTTGTCATCCGGCCGGGCGTCAAACAGCGCCTCGGCGCTTGGGTCCTGAAGAATCCGTTTGGCGCGCGCGCGCGCGGGATGGGCGTCATCACTCTGGCGTGCGCCCCTTGTTTCAGGGGTGGTATCAGCCGTGGCCACGTGGGCGTCACTGCCCAGGTGCTCGGGGCTTTGGCCCTGAAAGCGTTCCAGCGCCTGTTCAAGCGAGGCATTAAAGCGCAGGCGATAGATCGGTTCGGGCAGGCTGAAGCCGGCGGCTTCCAGCGCGTGCTTGGTTTCGCGAATGGCGATGCTGCGCGCTCTGGAAAAGTCGGTGTTGGATTGATCCACCCAGACCTGAAATTCGAGCACGATGTTGGAGTCGCCTACCTGCGTGATGATGCCGATCGCTCTGGGCTCCTCCAGTACGAAGGGCAGTTGATGCACGGCGTCCAGCCCGACCTTGATGGCGGCGAGCGGGTCGTCATCGGCATCCACCCCCAGTTCAAAGGTGAAGCGGCGCTCCGGGTTGCTGGTGTAGTTGAGGATGGTGCCCTTGAACACGTCGGCGTTGGGAATGCGCAGCTGGTTGCCATCCAGCGTCATCAGAATGGTCGCGCGCGAGGTCAGCCGCACGACGATGCCTTCCTGCCCGTTGATCACGACCTGATCCCGCGCGCGAAAGGGCTGGCGAATGCTCAGCATCAATGAGGCGATGTAGTTTTCGATGGTGTCCTTGACCGCAAAGCCGACCGCGAGGCCAATGACGCCGGCCCCGCCCAGCAGCGTGCCCAGAATGGTCTCGGCCCCCATCAGACTGAGTGCCAGAATCAGCCCGAAGATGACGAAAATGACCCGGATGGTCTGGGACACCAGTTCGGCCACGAAGGGGTTGGGCGTCAGGCGCTGCCACAGGCGCTGGCG contains:
- a CDS encoding GNAT family N-acetyltransferase, whose product is MPGFHGCQLRAQIEGVRVASSARGLKIGEKLVRQAIAISKGHGAALVQFTTDKTRPDAHRFYERLGFIASHEGMKMML
- a CDS encoding GNAT family N-acetyltransferase, with amino-acid sequence MTFRYATRDDLPAIVALLADDEKGRTRERFADPLPAAYYDAFEAMESQSTQALPNRYLLACDGDNIVGCLQLTLIAGLSRLSTEGTDRRGQGRLECQRA
- the fabF gene encoding beta-ketoacyl-ACP synthase II — protein: MSSPIVITGMGMISPLGCGVNSVWSRLVAGHSGIGRITRFDSADLPINIAGQVPDRETDRDAGFDPDQVADAKERRKLELFSLYALAAAKEALTQANWFPQDEAGQCATATIIGSGIGGFPTITQAQNTLTQRGHRRLSPFTVPAFLANMAASNVSIRYGFRGPLGCPVTACAAGLQAIGDGMRMLRSGEAEVALVGGAEACIDPLSLAGFHALKALSTEQDHPEKASRPFDRTRHGFVMGEGAGLMVIETLEHARARGATPLAVLSGYGTSADAYHITSGSEDGAGAAQAVQAALRMAGLAPGEIDYVNAHATSTPVGDRAEIASLQKVFGQGLGDVPISSTKSATGHLLGAAGGVEGIFSALTTIHDQLPPTLNFTAADEGLEHLDFVPEVGRQHGVRHALCNGFGFGGVNAALIISKLT
- a CDS encoding TetR/AcrR family transcriptional regulator gives rise to the protein MPYSSAHKASSRERILKSAIELFSRNGFNKVSIGQIMKLAKLTHGAFYSHFDSKEALYNASIRETLEGSRAARLVKGPLSIKHLTALVANYWNLQELERKSQPGPETVLFNEIGNDNAEIRALFEASYHRMRRMLETRLIALSRLKKLPFEPDRDAIAEKSRAILASLVGAVAIAKSLPDEEERARVLEAAQKQILLMLGVDEREMPEGFFA
- a CDS encoding mechanosensitive ion channel domain-containing protein, which translates into the protein MAASLSLAFNTRHWRHIATLMTLLLGALIAAPSHAGDELSSAAQVLSGSASEAESSANTETHGGIETTPSPRKDRDIQARIAGIFSEIEGLDAVNISVVQGVVTLSGETANEKKAQQAISLASRLTDVVTVNDAINRTLDVQDNVSTVFQELTAQAKGLIKALPLLLVGIVLFALVTWFGVWLSRRQRLWQRLTPNPFVAELVSQTIRVIFVIFGLILALSLMGAETILGTLLGGAGVIGLAVGFAVKDTIENYIASLMLSIRQPFRARDQVVINGQEGIVVRLTSRATILMTLDGNQLRIPNADVFKGTILNYTSNPERRFTFELGVDADDDPLAAIKVGLDAVHQLPFVLEEPRAIGIITQVGDSNIVLEFQVWVDQSNTDFSRARSIAIRETKHALEAAGFSLPEPIYRLRFNASLEQALERFQGQSPEHLGSDAHVATADTTPETRGARQSDDAHPARARAKRILQDPSAEALFDARPDDKLMEKVEQEIARSDEETDLLNKRSPRE